The Urbifossiella limnaea genome has a window encoding:
- a CDS encoding DUF1592 domain-containing protein, with amino-acid sequence MPQRHLFPAFLAAAVGWLAASPTPVQPPPATGGFADVRAHVTELCGRCHGEKTSKGGVNLAPFADEATVLRERKLWRAVAEQLKSGEMPPEGAKQPTAEQRTELVKWVTSRLDAADEQDRRRPDPGRSVVRRLNRYEYNRTVRDLLGVDLDAAGAVGITDDVAGEAFDNLAAALTVTDALVEKHFAAADLIVDALYATAPKKGAKAGKGPTPFERVFPDTAGLRPRDAARRVIEPLARRAYRRPVEARELDRLLTVFDRAAAGGADLPTALRPVLKALLVSPNFLLRVERDRPGADAYRASGHELATRLSYFLWSTMPDAELFAAADRGELNDTAGVEKQARRMLADPKAEALTESFAAQWLHLRKLPDARPSVEFFPTFTPQLRRAMHDEAARFFDGLRTEDRSILELLDADYTYVNADLARHYGIPGVSGPELRKVKHADATRGGVLGMGAVLAVTSHTSRTSPTLRGKYVLDVILGTPPPPPPPDAGQLDEAKKGKDAMTFREQLANHAARPACAGCHAKIDPLGFGLENFDAVGRFRKSGKGIDATGKLPGGEAFDGAREMRQVLLKRKDRFAENLTEKLLSYALGRELAAPDAAAVRAITAELKDGFKFSTLVLGVVRSYPFGHRRNERD; translated from the coding sequence ATGCCACAACGTCACCTCTTTCCCGCTTTTCTGGCCGCCGCCGTCGGCTGGCTCGCCGCGTCGCCGACGCCGGTCCAACCGCCTCCCGCGACGGGCGGGTTCGCCGACGTGCGCGCCCACGTCACCGAACTGTGCGGCCGGTGCCACGGCGAAAAGACGTCGAAGGGCGGCGTGAACCTCGCCCCGTTCGCCGACGAAGCCACTGTCCTTCGCGAGCGAAAGCTGTGGCGCGCCGTCGCGGAGCAGCTCAAGTCTGGTGAGATGCCGCCCGAAGGGGCGAAGCAGCCGACCGCGGAGCAGCGCACCGAACTGGTGAAGTGGGTCACGTCGCGGCTGGACGCGGCCGACGAGCAGGACCGGCGTCGGCCCGACCCCGGCCGGTCGGTCGTGCGGCGGCTCAACCGCTACGAGTACAACCGCACCGTCCGCGACCTCCTCGGCGTGGACCTCGACGCGGCCGGTGCCGTCGGCATCACCGACGACGTGGCCGGCGAGGCGTTCGACAACCTCGCCGCGGCCCTCACCGTTACGGACGCGCTCGTCGAGAAGCACTTCGCCGCCGCCGACCTGATCGTCGACGCGCTGTACGCCACCGCCCCGAAGAAGGGCGCGAAGGCCGGCAAGGGGCCGACGCCGTTCGAGCGAGTCTTCCCCGACACCGCCGGCCTCCGGCCCCGCGACGCGGCACGTCGGGTGATCGAACCGCTGGCCCGCCGCGCCTACCGTCGCCCCGTCGAGGCGCGCGAGCTGGACCGACTCTTAACCGTTTTCGACCGCGCGGCCGCGGGCGGCGCGGACTTACCCACCGCACTCCGGCCGGTGCTGAAGGCGCTGCTGGTGTCGCCGAACTTCCTCCTGCGCGTCGAACGCGACCGGCCCGGCGCCGACGCGTACCGCGCGAGCGGGCACGAGTTGGCGACGCGGCTGTCGTACTTCCTGTGGTCCACGATGCCGGACGCCGAGCTGTTCGCGGCCGCCGACCGCGGCGAGTTGAACGACACCGCCGGCGTCGAGAAGCAGGCCCGGCGGATGCTCGCCGACCCGAAGGCGGAGGCGCTCACGGAGTCGTTCGCGGCCCAGTGGCTGCACCTCCGCAAGCTCCCGGACGCGCGGCCGTCGGTCGAGTTCTTCCCGACCTTCACGCCGCAGTTGCGCCGCGCCATGCACGACGAGGCCGCACGGTTCTTCGACGGCCTCCGCACCGAGGACCGCAGCATCCTGGAGTTGCTGGACGCCGACTACACTTACGTCAACGCCGACCTGGCAAGGCACTACGGCATCCCCGGCGTGAGCGGCCCCGAGTTGCGGAAGGTGAAGCACGCCGACGCAACACGCGGCGGCGTGCTCGGCATGGGGGCGGTGCTGGCAGTCACGTCGCACACCAGCCGCACGAGCCCGACGCTGCGAGGGAAGTACGTGCTGGACGTCATCCTCGGCACGCCCCCGCCCCCGCCGCCGCCGGACGCCGGGCAACTCGACGAGGCTAAGAAGGGGAAGGACGCGATGACCTTCCGCGAGCAGTTGGCGAACCACGCCGCGCGGCCGGCGTGCGCCGGGTGTCACGCCAAGATCGACCCGCTCGGCTTCGGCCTGGAGAACTTCGACGCCGTCGGCCGGTTCCGCAAGAGCGGCAAGGGCATCGACGCGACTGGCAAGCTGCCCGGCGGCGAGGCGTTCGACGGGGCTCGGGAGATGCGGCAGGTGCTGCTCAAGCGGAAGGACCGATTCGCCGAGAACCTGACGGAGAAGCTGCTGAGCTACGCGCTCGGCCGCGAGCTGGCGGCGCCCGACGCCGCGGCCGTGCGGGCGATCACGGCTGAGTTGAAGGACGGGTTCAAGTTCTCGACGCTGGTGCTGGGCGTGGTGAGGAGCTACCCGTTCGGGCACCGGCGGAACGAGCGGGATTGA